The following proteins are encoded in a genomic region of Ornithinibacillus sp. 4-3:
- a CDS encoding type II secretion system F family protein, which translates to MLVLLILVVLKNKKIYADFVKNYKEDITLPGFSPFAFAIIDKLKIYKKFPKIVNFIHQKMIILKGSKLSNDYTKIYLAKVITLIYLMTLMTLILVELGDEGYSNLVYGAVIIVIVAVYLVRDLEKKVKERRDAIILEMPEFLNKVILLVNAGDTIQGAMKKSVLQNRANIQKSPLYFELNEAVAKLDANVSFQEVMKDLSYRCSIQEVSVFTTTVMMNYRKGGALLVESLKELSVTLWDKRKTLTRVKGEEASSKLIFPIMLIFVAILLIVAYPAIAIF; encoded by the coding sequence ATGCTTGTTTTATTAATCTTAGTTGTATTAAAAAACAAAAAAATATATGCGGATTTTGTAAAAAATTATAAAGAAGACATAACATTACCTGGATTTTCTCCATTTGCTTTTGCAATCATTGATAAGCTTAAAATATATAAAAAGTTCCCTAAAATAGTTAACTTTATTCACCAGAAAATGATCATTCTTAAAGGAAGTAAATTATCAAATGATTATACAAAAATTTATCTGGCTAAAGTTATTACACTAATTTATTTGATGACATTGATGACACTTATTTTAGTAGAGCTAGGTGATGAAGGCTATAGTAACTTAGTTTATGGTGCAGTTATTATTGTCATTGTTGCAGTTTACTTAGTGAGGGATTTAGAAAAGAAAGTAAAGGAACGAAGAGATGCGATTATTTTGGAAATGCCAGAATTCCTAAATAAGGTTATTTTGTTAGTCAATGCTGGTGATACGATACAAGGTGCAATGAAAAAGAGTGTCTTGCAAAACAGGGCAAATATTCAAAAATCACCCTTGTATTTTGAATTAAATGAAGCGGTAGCAAAATTGGATGCTAATGTTTCCTTTCAGGAGGTGATGAAAGATTTAAGTTATCGATGTAGTATTCAAGAAGTATCTGTGTTTACTACAACTGTAATGATGAACTATAGAAAAGGTGGTGCATTATTAGTAGAATCCTTAAAAGAATTATCGGTTACACTTTGGGATAAGCGAAAGACATTAACTAGAGTTAAAGGGGAAGAAGCTTCCTCAAAACTAATATTCCCGATTATGCTTATCTTTGTAGCTATCCTACTAATTGTTGCGTACCCTGCAATAGCAATATTTTAA
- a CDS encoding Flp1 family type IVb pilin — protein sequence MNFVKDFWKDEEGLETIEILLILSVLVVIAVMFKDKISQWANNLFNRIDNDILE from the coding sequence ATGAATTTTGTAAAAGATTTTTGGAAAGATGAAGAAGGGTTAGAAACGATTGAGATTTTATTAATTTTATCTGTTTTGGTAGTAATAGCAGTTATGTTTAAAGATAAGATTAGCCAATGGGCAAATAATTTATTCAATAGAATTGATAATGATATTTTAGAATAG
- a CDS encoding TadE/TadG family type IV pilus assembly protein has translation MKIFLKDERGSFTIESSLVFPSLLIFTLIGVFFCIILFQTGTASYSAHRASTNLAYVWNNSQKDIVTGEFGKSTYTGLPGNQSDGLYWRVQEFDLLSLFNLNDFQSTGNTGGKLRRVTKFNNGTVTLKSEYKSNILDGEVKVTATSNLYIPSFMKSVVSDSITVSSTHTVTETPELIRTHNFSKYLWSEFGLDDVMGKAKESIKNFFGGS, from the coding sequence ATGAAAATTTTTCTAAAAGATGAGCGAGGATCCTTCACGATTGAATCGTCACTCGTCTTCCCTTCTTTATTAATTTTTACTTTAATCGGTGTTTTCTTTTGTATCATTCTTTTTCAAACAGGAACAGCTAGTTATTCTGCTCATCGTGCTTCAACAAATTTAGCCTATGTGTGGAACAACTCCCAGAAGGACATTGTTACCGGTGAATTTGGAAAATCAACATATACTGGTTTGCCAGGAAATCAAAGTGATGGCTTATATTGGCGAGTTCAAGAGTTTGATTTATTATCATTATTTAATTTGAACGACTTTCAATCTACAGGTAACACGGGTGGCAAACTGAGAAGAGTAACCAAGTTTAATAATGGTACTGTTACTTTAAAATCGGAATATAAGTCAAATATATTGGATGGTGAAGTAAAGGTTACAGCAACTTCTAATTTATATATTCCATCTTTTATGAAAAGTGTGGTAAGTGACAGTATAACAGTTTCCTCCACACATACAGTTACAGAAACACCTGAATTGATACGTACGCATAATTTTTCAAAGTATTTATGGAGTGAATTTGGGTTAGATGATGTAATGGGTAAGGCAAAGGAATCAATAAAAAACTTTTTTGGTGGTAGTTGA
- a CDS encoding type II secretion system F family protein, with protein MDKIIGSIAIVILLGIIIFRRIMNSRQQKKIGKDEFQKRQKTISAIRKRTLGGELLIDYAVYNLTIKEKIKYTIFAAIVIFGIAYLFYDSIIFSAILSATGIFYPRFKKKNLIAKRQNELNLQFKEAIASLASSLAAGQSIENAFKEALKDLKLLYPDKNTYIIQEFELITRRIANGEIVERAIDDFANRSNLDDIRNFADVFITCKRTGGDLVEIIKRTADIIADKIEIQQDIRVLVSQKKFESKIMAIAPIGMILFLKTSSPDYVAPLYGLGTPGPVIMTVALASIGVSLLISQKIMDIKI; from the coding sequence ATGGATAAAATAATAGGTTCCATAGCAATTGTTATCCTGTTAGGCATTATTATATTTCGTAGAATAATGAACAGCCGTCAACAAAAAAAGATAGGAAAAGACGAATTCCAAAAACGTCAGAAAACTATTTCTGCAATTAGGAAACGTACACTTGGCGGAGAGCTGCTAATTGATTATGCAGTGTATAACTTGACGATCAAAGAGAAAATAAAATATACGATTTTCGCAGCTATAGTGATTTTTGGAATTGCCTATTTATTTTACGATAGTATTATTTTCTCGGCGATTCTCTCTGCAACTGGAATCTTTTATCCGAGATTTAAAAAGAAAAACCTTATTGCTAAACGGCAAAATGAATTGAATCTTCAATTTAAAGAGGCAATAGCATCATTGGCATCTTCACTTGCTGCAGGGCAATCAATAGAAAATGCATTCAAAGAAGCATTAAAAGATCTTAAATTACTATATCCAGATAAAAACACGTATATTATTCAAGAATTTGAATTAATTACGCGAAGAATTGCTAATGGAGAAATAGTAGAAAGAGCAATAGACGATTTTGCAAATCGTTCGAACTTGGACGACATTCGGAATTTCGCAGATGTTTTTATCACTTGTAAACGTACTGGTGGGGACTTGGTTGAAATTATTAAAAGAACCGCAGATATTATAGCTGACAAAATTGAAATTCAACAAGATATTCGTGTACTAGTATCTCAAAAGAAGTTTGAATCGAAAATTATGGCGATAGCGCCAATTGGAATGATCTTATTTTTGAAAACTTCATCGCCAGATTACGTAGCTCCATTATATGGTTTAGGTACTCCAGGACCAGTTATTATGACGGTTGCACTTGCAAGTATTGGAGTAAGTTTATTGATTAGCCAGAAAATCATGGACATAAAAATTTAA